CCAATGATGTTGTCTCAATAGGTGTTGAAAAATCTATGTTTTTTATAAAATTTTTATTCATATTATATTCCCCTTTCAATTGTAAAGTTTATTTTTATTTATATATAGTATAAAACAAAAATCACATTTATTAAGTAACATATGTTACCTGTGAGTTGTAAATTTTTTTGATCTAAATGCATTAGTTAGAACTTATATAAAGTTTAAACGCTTAGCTACCGGTACAAACATTGGACTTAATAATAGACTGTTAAATATGTACAATAAACCCATAGCTATTAGAATTTAAATTATATATAGATGCCCAAAATAAATTTTGTTTCATATTTTCTAAGTATACATCCTTATCTTTTACTAATTTTTCATTTCTTATTAAAATATTTTTCCACCTAGATATCTAGCAGATTAATAATATCAACTATGCGTGAATTTTTTTACTGATTTTTAAAATGAACATCTATTATCTTCTCAGCAAGTCTTTTTTGTGCATTTGCTTGAGCAACTAACATTATAACAATTAAAAATAACTGAGCTAAATCTTGATTCTCTTTTTCTATTTCATTAGTCTTTTCTTTTATACATCTTATATTCGAAGATATGAAATTTTCGAAATCTTTTGTTTCATTATCTTTTAATTCTAAAAAAATCGAATATATATCATCTAAAGATATTACATCATCTTCGATATTAGACATATCTTTAAGTACAGGTTCAAACAAAAGTTTTATGTCATCTAAAGATAGAACTTGCTTTAAATAATACACTAAAATCATTAGTATTATATGCTGTTTGCTATATTTTTTATTATTAGAGGGCATTAACAATCCTTGTTTGGTATAATTATTAATCATTGTTTTAGTCAATATCTTATCATCATCATTTCTTTTTAAATTAGAAAGCCTTTCATCTATAAAATTTGTTACTTGATCCATATACAAATTTAAATCTGGTATCTCTTCTAATCCCACTTTATCGCCTAAACACAATTCTTTTATAAGTTTAATTAATTCATTTTCATCTATCATTTAAATCACCTCTCTTATATAATATAGTATTCAAAACTATATATCAACATATGTATATAAATTTTAAAAAGTTTTATTATTATTAAAAAAATCTAATCTCAGCTTAATAATTTTCAATTATCAGCTTCGATTAGATTTTTTTAATAATAATAAAACTTTAGATATTAAGATTCACATTCTTCTATTTCAATACTATATTTTCCACATTCAATACATACTATAACACTTATTATATAGCTATTATCTACAACACCTTTTTTTAGCATCTTCTTAAATGATGTATTTTTATACTCTTCAGATATATTACTCATCACATATTTACCATTCTTCGTGAACGCATAAAAATAATATTCAAGAAATTTAAAGTATTTTGCTTTTTCTGCTACTCCATTTAGACAACTTTGGCAAGCTTGATCGTAATAACCTATATCAAAATCTGTATTACTTTGATGCTTCAATAGATCAACTATTACTTCGTGTGTAAGCCCAGTTGGTAAGT
The window above is part of the Tepidibacter aestuarii genome. Proteins encoded here:
- a CDS encoding DUF1836 domain-containing protein; translated protein: MIDENELIKLIKELCLGDKVGLEEIPDLNLYMDQVTNFIDERLSNLKRNDDDKILTKTMINNYTKQGLLMPSNNKKYSKQHIILMILVYYLKQVLSLDDIKLLFEPVLKDMSNIEDDVISLDDIYSIFLELKDNETKDFENFISSNIRCIKEKTNEIEKENQDLAQLFLIVIMLVAQANAQKRLAEKIIDVHFKNQ
- a CDS encoding DUF3785 family protein, with translation MGKYTFEFDENLYAIDMSNYINNEINLPTGLTHEVIVDLLKHQSNTDFDIGYYDQACQSCLNGVAEKAKYFKFLEYYFYAFTKNGKYVMSNISEEYKNTSFKKMLKKGVVDNSYIISVIVCIECGKYSIEIEECES